The DNA segment ATGAAAAATAGATAACCAAAGGTTTTCCTTTCAGATATTTGATATGTAAAGGTCCCCAAAATCGGGAATCTTCGGAATTATCTCGGTTATCGCCCATAACAAAGATACAACTTTCGGGAACGACGACTGGCCCAAAATTATCTCTCACCAATATGCCATAATTTTTATCTTTAATAAAAATTAAATCCTGCCACATTTTTGTAAATTCTTCCATACTTTTATTGTTAATTCCTGGTGTTGTAAAATAATCTTTATGAACAACATAGGTATCCTGTTGTAAGATGCCATTCACATAAAGTCTTTTATTTCTAATTTCTACGGTATCACCACTTAAAGCAACACACCTTTTAATAAAATTCCTGGGCGCATAATAGACGAAGAAATTTCTTTCTTTTGACCAATAAAAGGGTAGTAAAGGAAACCATTTGGGGAAAATCCTTACATATTTCTCTTCTGGTTGGGGCATATCTGG comes from the candidate division WOR-3 bacterium genome and includes:
- the lepB gene encoding signal peptidase I, encoding MKKFLSSWGPVIAVVLFLRAFFLEAFMVPTGSMEDTILVGDFMLVTKFDYGIKLPFSNKVIIETGKPKRGDIVVFRYPVDPDMPQPEEKYVRIFPKWFPLLPFYWSKERNFFVYYAPRNFIKRCVALSGDTVEIRNKRLYVNGILQQDTYVVHKDYFTTPGINNKSMEEFTKMWQDLIFIKDKNYGILVRDNFGPVVVPESCIFVMGDNRDNSEDSRFWGPLHIKYLKGKPLVIYFSSDAGPNLLRIIFSPFKIRWERIGRILR